From Dasypus novemcinctus isolate mDasNov1 chromosome 11, mDasNov1.1.hap2, whole genome shotgun sequence, one genomic window encodes:
- the LOC101413173 gene encoding ret finger protein-like 4B produces the protein MTLDAATANPFLVLSNDLNTIQNGKIFHDQPESPERFTHMACVLDSPCFLFGCHYWEVEVGEGKEWALGICKESVNRKKSTLSSVLGFWVISMKGNAIYPSSFPQIRIPSSSDLVGIFLDVDLEEIKIFDIRNDALIYTQSDLSSLETLSPFFCPEHPGEGDSGAPLRLCP, from the coding sequence ATGACCCTGGATGCTGCCACCGCCAACCCCTTCCTTGTCCTCTCCAATGACCTAAACACCATCCAGAATGGAAAGATCTTTCACGACCAGCCTGAAAGTCCTGAGAGATTCACCCACATGGCCTGTGTCCTGGACTCCCCCTGCTTCCTCTTTGGTTGCCACTATTGGGAAGTAGaagtgggagaggggaaggagtggGCATTAGGTATCTGCAAGGAGTCTGTGAACAGAAAGAAGAGCACTTTATCCTCTGTGCTTGGCTTCTGGGTCATCAGCATGAAGGGAAATGCAATTTACCCTAGCTCTTTCCCACAGATCAGAATCCCTTCCAGCTCTGACCTTGTGGGAATTTTCCTCGATGTTGACCTGGAAGAAATTAAGATTTTTGATATTAGAAATGATGCCCTCATTTATACACAGAGTGACCTTTCCTCTTTGGAGACTTTGAGTCCTTTCTTCTGTCCTGAGCATCCTGGAGAAGGTGACAGTGGTGCCCCCTTGAGGCTCTGCCCATGA